A stretch of Kyrpidia spormannii DNA encodes these proteins:
- a CDS encoding RNA polymerase sigma factor encodes MKRHANRSQNAAIEDEDSLTRFAEEVGPRALRLAFRWTRNRQMAEDVVQEAFLRTWQSRTRIAESSHAWFFKILWNVFLNHQKRVRSNRESGLEHDTPVLEMDQSYERIDDRLDIEGLLATLPEMDRHLLAMRYGEDFTIQDISDITGMPVGTVKSRIHRVLKQLRKSRPSLLCCPFS; translated from the coding sequence GTGAAACGGCACGCCAACAGATCGCAGAATGCCGCGATTGAAGATGAGGATAGTCTCACGCGTTTTGCGGAGGAGGTGGGGCCGCGCGCACTGCGTCTTGCGTTTCGTTGGACGCGCAATCGCCAAATGGCCGAAGATGTGGTCCAGGAGGCGTTCCTGCGGACTTGGCAATCAAGGACGAGGATCGCGGAGAGCTCGCACGCCTGGTTCTTCAAGATTCTTTGGAATGTGTTCCTCAATCACCAGAAACGAGTGAGATCCAACCGGGAGAGTGGTTTGGAACATGACACGCCGGTGCTTGAAATGGACCAATCTTACGAACGGATTGATGACAGGCTGGACATTGAGGGATTGCTGGCTACACTGCCCGAGATGGACAGACACCTGCTCGCGATGCGTTACGGGGAGGATTTCACCATCCAGGACATATCCGATATCACGGGCATGCCCGTGGGTACGGTGAAGTCCAGAATTCACAGAGTACTGAAACAACTTCGGAAGTCTCGGCCTTCCCTTCTTTGTTGTCCATTTTCTTAG
- a CDS encoding SDR family oxidoreductase: MENRIHGKVVVITGASSGLGEATARHLSAQGAIVVLGARREARLRALVDDLKAQGGQALAVKTDVTRYEDVKHLVDSAVEAYQRIDVMINNAGLMPHSPLERLKIEDWNRTIDVNIKGVLYGIAAALPYMKVQKSGHIINVSSVAGHKVRAGGVVYAATKHAVRALTEGLRQEVKPYNIRTTVISPGAVDTELPDSITEPDVSAEMHQFYATYAIPADSFARAVAYAINEPEEVDVNEILFRPTRQEL, from the coding sequence TCACGGGCGCCAGCAGCGGGCTGGGCGAAGCCACCGCGCGCCATCTGTCGGCCCAGGGGGCCATCGTGGTGTTGGGGGCACGGCGTGAGGCACGCCTTCGGGCGCTGGTCGATGATTTGAAGGCACAGGGTGGACAGGCCCTCGCGGTGAAAACGGATGTCACGCGGTACGAGGACGTGAAGCACCTGGTCGACTCCGCGGTGGAGGCGTACCAGCGGATCGACGTGATGATCAACAACGCTGGGCTGATGCCTCATTCGCCGCTGGAGCGCCTGAAAATCGAGGATTGGAACCGGACCATCGACGTGAACATCAAGGGGGTGCTGTACGGCATCGCGGCGGCACTTCCCTATATGAAGGTGCAGAAGTCCGGGCACATCATCAACGTCTCCTCCGTGGCGGGGCACAAGGTCCGCGCCGGAGGCGTGGTTTACGCGGCGACCAAGCACGCCGTGCGCGCCCTGACGGAAGGGTTGCGCCAGGAGGTCAAACCGTACAACATCCGGACGACGGTGATTTCTCCGGGTGCGGTCGACACGGAGCTGCCGGACAGCATCACGGAACCGGACGTGTCCGCCGAGATGCACCAGTTTTACGCTACGTACGCCATCCCCGCTGATTCGTTCGCGCGGGCGGTCGCCTATGCCATCAATGAGCCGGAAGAGGTGGACGTCAACGAGATCCTGTTCCGTCCGACGCGCCAGGAGCTGTAA
- a CDS encoding type II toxin-antitoxin system HicA family toxin, with translation MKVRRKDGRQAIVPLHDELAPETLRSILRQAGISVEEFLRLLEN, from the coding sequence GTGAAAGTCCGGCGCAAGGACGGCAGGCAGGCCATCGTTCCGTTGCATGACGAGCTGGCTCCGGAAACTCTGCGGTCGATACTCAGGCAGGCCGGGATCTCCGTGGAAGAGTTCCTGAGATTGTTGGAGAACTGA
- a CDS encoding type II toxin-antitoxin system HicB family antitoxin, whose protein sequence is MPRRRLTAAVTKEGKWYVARCLEVEVTSQGETLEEALANLREALELYFENTPTTDLPDTGPIIAPVDIEVKQA, encoded by the coding sequence ATGCCCCGCCGACGCCTCACCGCCGCCGTCACCAAAGAGGGCAAATGGTACGTGGCCCGCTGCCTCGAAGTGGAAGTGACCAGCCAGGGCGAGACCCTTGAAGAAGCTCTTGCCAACCTCCGTGAGGCCCTGGAACTCTATTTCGAGAACACGCCAACCACCGACCTGCCGGACACCGGCCCGATCATCGCACCCGTGGACATTGAGGTGAAGCAGGCTTGA
- a CDS encoding aldo/keto reductase, whose protein sequence is MPKRKLGRQGLEVSAIGLGCMGMSQSYGVPDDVESMATIHRAIELGVTFFDTAEVYGPFHNEELLGRALKGRRDQVVIATKFGFRIENGKNVGLNSRPEHIREVVDASLRRLGTDYIDLLYQHRVDPDVPIEEVVGTMADLVREGKVRYLGLSEAGENTIRRAHAVHPISALQSEYSLWERNLEPRIIPLLRELGIGLVPFSPLGRGFLTGTAKRAEEYPEGDFRRGDPRFQGENFDANMRAAAVVRELAAQKGATPGQIALAWLLHKGEDIVPIPGTKRRKYLEENVGAVHITLSADETAVLDQALAPDKVSGPRYPEHLMRQIDR, encoded by the coding sequence CTGCCAAAGAGAAAATTGGGTCGTCAAGGGCTCGAAGTATCGGCGATTGGGCTTGGTTGCATGGGCATGAGCCAGTCCTATGGTGTGCCGGACGACGTGGAGTCCATGGCGACGATTCACCGCGCAATTGAACTGGGTGTTACGTTCTTTGACACTGCAGAGGTCTACGGCCCTTTCCACAACGAGGAGTTGTTGGGGCGTGCCTTGAAGGGACGCCGCGACCAAGTGGTGATTGCCACGAAATTTGGTTTTCGCATTGAGAACGGCAAGAATGTGGGGTTGAACAGCCGGCCCGAACACATTCGGGAAGTCGTTGATGCGTCTCTGCGCAGGTTGGGCACGGATTACATCGACCTCCTGTATCAGCATCGGGTCGATCCCGATGTACCGATTGAGGAGGTTGTCGGCACCATGGCTGACCTGGTGCGTGAAGGTAAGGTGCGCTACCTCGGCCTGTCGGAGGCGGGGGAAAACACAATTCGGCGCGCGCACGCCGTCCACCCCATCTCGGCGCTTCAGAGCGAGTATTCCCTCTGGGAGCGGAACCTGGAGCCGCGCATCATCCCGCTGTTGCGTGAACTCGGCATCGGCCTGGTGCCCTTCAGCCCGCTGGGGCGGGGATTTTTGACCGGAACAGCCAAACGGGCTGAAGAGTACCCGGAAGGCGACTTTCGCCGGGGTGACCCGCGCTTCCAAGGAGAGAATTTTGACGCCAACATGCGGGCGGCCGCGGTCGTCCGGGAGCTGGCGGCGCAAAAGGGAGCGACTCCGGGGCAAATCGCCTTGGCGTGGCTGTTGCATAAGGGGGAGGACATAGTGCCCATCCCTGGCACCAAGCGCCGCAAGTACCTGGAGGAGAATGTTGGGGCGGTGCACATCACCCTCAGTGCGGATGAAACGGCGGTTTTGGACCAGGCACTGGCACCGGACAAGGTGTCTGGGCCCCGTTATCCGGAACACTTGATGCGCCAGATCGACCGTTGA
- a CDS encoding sigma-54 interaction domain-containing protein, whose translation MARRTVDLTKVTNLVQLPPGTRCLVVNNSYDTALETVASLENLGLDLRLYPYDPGAPMSDGIEVALVAATGRAYVPPTVDRVVDIGLRPIDYTTLLEIAFRLDIPFRNSQLYSSTYIRQIVQLSLHLSESLRVERMLNRQMDAIFQTVHEGLVALAEDGRVVQANRAAHRILGLDPGTESLVGRRLWDVVPSFPELTDIRSEENIYAFHESFLVISRTDVSEGDIGSVLAFQDVTRLQKLEQDFRRKVQSKGLLPRYSTQHIVAHSPSMVKVLEVVEKIARTDRTVLILGESGTGKELIAHTIHQLSARREGPFLPVNFAGLPATLAESELFGYEEGAFTGARRGGKPGLFELAHNGTLFLDEIGDAPFSIQALLLRVLQERQVMRIGGDRMIPVDVRIVAATNRDLKQLIREGKFREDLYYRLFVLPVYIPPLRERREDIPLLVEHFLIRYGGRRIRVADAVMCRLQHYDWPGNVRELESVVQYMVTVCEASEIGEEDLPPQFREHVADDVDDEDDMVDALRTSGDLDQFTAVLEALSRASEIGMKSVGRSFVASFIQGYPVHLSESQVRHRMEVLRNLGLIRTGTRRQGSALTEKGVKVLEVLRRGHTG comes from the coding sequence GTGGCGCGAAGAACGGTGGACCTGACAAAGGTGACAAATCTCGTGCAACTACCGCCGGGGACGCGTTGCCTGGTGGTAAACAACAGCTACGACACGGCATTGGAGACCGTGGCATCCCTTGAGAACTTGGGGCTGGACTTACGGCTCTATCCGTATGATCCGGGCGCACCGATGTCAGACGGGATTGAAGTGGCCTTGGTGGCGGCCACAGGTCGAGCATATGTTCCGCCGACCGTCGACAGGGTGGTGGACATCGGGCTGCGTCCCATCGACTATACCACGCTGCTAGAGATCGCGTTTCGCCTGGATATTCCGTTCCGCAACTCACAGCTTTATTCGTCGACGTATATTCGCCAGATTGTTCAGCTTTCTCTTCACCTGTCGGAGTCCCTTCGCGTGGAGCGGATGTTGAACCGGCAGATGGATGCCATCTTCCAAACGGTCCACGAGGGTCTGGTGGCGCTTGCGGAGGACGGCAGAGTCGTACAGGCGAACCGCGCGGCGCACCGCATTCTGGGGTTGGACCCGGGGACGGAGTCGCTTGTCGGACGCCGCTTATGGGATGTGGTGCCGTCCTTCCCGGAGCTGACCGACATCAGGTCGGAGGAGAACATCTACGCCTTCCACGAGTCGTTTCTTGTAATCAGCCGGACGGATGTAAGTGAAGGGGATATCGGGTCCGTGCTCGCGTTCCAGGATGTGACTCGCCTGCAGAAGCTGGAGCAGGATTTCCGCCGGAAGGTACAGAGCAAGGGATTGTTGCCGCGTTACTCCACGCAACACATCGTGGCGCACAGCCCGTCGATGGTCAAGGTGCTGGAGGTGGTGGAGAAGATAGCGCGTACCGACAGGACGGTCCTGATTTTGGGGGAGAGCGGGACGGGCAAGGAACTCATCGCGCATACCATCCACCAGTTGTCGGCGCGCAGAGAAGGACCGTTTTTGCCGGTGAATTTCGCAGGGCTGCCTGCCACACTGGCTGAGAGCGAGCTGTTCGGCTACGAAGAGGGCGCGTTCACCGGCGCGCGCCGCGGCGGGAAGCCGGGGTTGTTCGAATTGGCGCACAACGGCACGTTGTTTTTGGACGAGATTGGCGATGCACCGTTCAGCATCCAGGCGTTGTTGTTGCGCGTGCTGCAGGAGCGGCAGGTAATGCGCATCGGTGGAGACCGGATGATCCCGGTGGATGTCCGGATTGTGGCCGCGACGAACCGGGACCTCAAACAACTGATCCGCGAAGGCAAATTCCGTGAGGACCTGTATTACCGCCTGTTCGTACTTCCGGTATACATTCCGCCGCTGCGCGAGCGGCGCGAGGACATCCCGCTGCTCGTGGAGCATTTCCTGATCCGTTACGGTGGACGCCGCATTCGCGTGGCGGACGCGGTCATGTGTCGTCTTCAGCACTATGACTGGCCGGGCAACGTTCGGGAGCTGGAGTCCGTGGTCCAATACATGGTAACCGTGTGCGAGGCCAGCGAGATCGGGGAAGAGGATTTGCCGCCGCAGTTCCGTGAACATGTGGCGGACGATGTTGACGATGAAGACGATATGGTGGACGCACTGCGGACATCCGGGGACTTGGATCAGTTCACCGCCGTCCTCGAAGCGCTGTCGCGGGCGAGCGAGATCGGTATGAAGTCCGTTGGACGTAGCTTTGTCGCGTCTTTCATTCAGGGATACCCCGTCCATCTGAGTGAGTCGCAAGTTCGGCACCGCATGGAGGTGTTGCGAAACCTGGGTCTCATCCGGACGGGCACCCGCCGGCAGGGCTCCGCCTTAACGGAAAAGGGTGTGAAGGTGCTGGAAGTTCTGCGCCGAGGTCACACGGGGTGA
- a CDS encoding alcohol dehydrogenase catalytic domain-containing protein: MKGTVMYAPGDVRFEDLPDPIIQKPTDAILRIVATCVCGSDLWPYRGISSVTRPTPMGHEYCGVVEEVGSEVKLVKPG, encoded by the coding sequence GTGAAAGGTACGGTCATGTACGCTCCCGGGGATGTACGGTTTGAAGACTTGCCAGATCCAATCATCCAGAAACCGACAGATGCCATCCTTCGCATTGTCGCGACTTGCGTTTGTGGTTCCGACTTGTGGCCGTATCGGGGGATCAGCTCGGTCACACGGCCGACTCCGATGGGCCATGAGTACTGTGGCGTGGTCGAAGAGGTCGGCAGCGAAGTCAAGTTGGTCAAACCGGGCTAG
- a CDS encoding zinc-binding dehydrogenase yields MGTGWVAADTASVKPGSTVVVVGDGAVGLCGVIAAKEMGAERIIVMSRNPVRQNLAREFGATDIIPERGDEGVARVKELTHGVGADSVLECVGTQESMMQAVHSTRSGGYTSFVGVPHGVELNGQEVFFSQVHLHGGPAPVRRYLPDLIDLV; encoded by the coding sequence ATGGGGACCGGATGGGTTGCTGCGGACACGGCCAGCGTAAAGCCCGGCTCCACGGTTGTAGTCGTGGGCGACGGCGCGGTTGGGTTGTGCGGCGTGATCGCGGCCAAGGAAATGGGGGCGGAGCGGATCATCGTGATGAGCCGCAACCCGGTCCGCCAGAACTTGGCTCGGGAATTTGGCGCAACCGACATCATTCCTGAACGTGGTGACGAAGGAGTGGCTCGTGTGAAGGAGTTGACGCATGGTGTCGGTGCGGATTCTGTGCTCGAGTGTGTCGGTACGCAGGAATCGATGATGCAGGCGGTGCACAGTACGCGCTCGGGTGGCTACACGAGTTTCGTCGGCGTGCCGCACGGGGTGGAGCTCAACGGGCAGGAAGTGTTCTTTAGCCAGGTGCACCTGCACGGAGGGCCGGCTCCGGTACGGCGTTATCTGCCTGACTTGATTGACCTGGTGTAA
- a CDS encoding type II toxin-antitoxin system RelE/ParE family toxin has product MKIETTRRFDRQYAKLVRANPDIRPAVLKTLTLLERFPPAHPSLRFKRVRGTDGLYECSVNMDIRITLEFVGNDTFLLRNIDHHDPAFRR; this is encoded by the coding sequence ATGAAGATTGAGACCACCCGTCGGTTTGACCGGCAATACGCGAAACTTGTCCGGGCCAATCCTGACATCCGTCCCGCTGTCCTTAAGACCCTCACGCTTTTGGAACGCTTCCCACCCGCCCATCCCTCGCTGCGGTTCAAGCGGGTGCGCGGAACAGACGGCCTCTACGAGTGCTCCGTGAACATGGACATCAGGATAACGCTTGAATTCGTCGGAAACGACACCTTCCTGCTCCGCAACATCGACCATCACGACCCGGCTTTTCGACGCTAA